A genomic window from Nocardioides rotundus includes:
- a CDS encoding type I polyketide synthase, translating into MPDLDHEAADALRAASQTIRDLRQRLAQTSAVPAHEPIAIVALACRLPGGVRTPEDYWRILMRGASVTGPVPAWRWAGRPPQVGGGEYAGTIEDVEYFDHAFFGISESDARAMDPQQRLFLEAAWQSLERWGRVPADVEGESLGVFVGAGHQDYMTALTTADVPVTAATGPGNARSIIANRVSYLFGLRGPSLVVDTACSSSLVAVHLAVQSLRAGECDAAIAGGVNLILAPDSSLVTGRALPLAPDGQTRTFAADAQGMVRGEGVAAVVLRPLARALEDGDHIHAVINASGVNQDGRTNGLTAPSPTSQGELIARVLSASGLAGDEICYVETHGTGTPLGDPIEVEALRGVYGGQADGPACWLGSVKPLIGHLESAAGIASLVKAVLAIENGLIPPQANFGQLNPEVDLTGTRFAVPSQGSEWAGDGPRHAAVSSFGFGGTNSHVILSQAPVVPTVEESNSVGPGASSGRCSEPVIVAVSGHTEASASALADGVEGYLAAHPEQRVPLASTLALRRTHFRYRSAWVSAPGQMCSAPAPQERQAGGTVLLFGGQATSWPTMLLEDPLVTAEAERWDATSSGSRFAQLIDAARQDPARSRDTRVAQAVVGVVQSASARRLLDLGLDATGTLGHSLGEVVASHIAGFLSLAQASDLIRSRAERHHAHAANGAMVSLRADRADVEDLLQRATISDLGVAAINSPHATVVSGPRAAVEELLAHPDCPRAHRLDTDYAFHSPQLARHGSWHDLEVETSTRSPRLPLFSTVTGEVFIERLDRSHWRNNLTGPVMFDRAVRTALAEGNVRFIDVSPQPVLASHVHRIAEEVDRDVRVFQVADAADNGLDHACRAACAQAWAHGAALDWSQMIGPSSPIPDLPTTVLVGAPLWLPGSGSEGARMAEAPRCDAVEPCEVLRRMQELVAEAVDDSMDSVDVHCPATELDVDSAQFVEIKNRLEGEFAIAVPMTLLLGGASLADLADRLSSPAGPGAPKPDGPPVAVPGRAAGARTDVSQMSDAEVDALLAALSKEGDR; encoded by the coding sequence ATGCCCGACCTGGACCACGAGGCCGCCGACGCTCTGCGGGCAGCCTCACAGACCATTCGAGACCTCCGCCAGAGGCTGGCACAGACCTCAGCCGTGCCCGCGCACGAACCGATTGCGATCGTCGCCCTGGCGTGTCGACTTCCGGGCGGTGTGCGGACCCCTGAGGACTATTGGCGGATTCTGATGCGCGGCGCATCTGTTACCGGCCCTGTGCCGGCGTGGCGCTGGGCGGGCCGGCCACCGCAGGTCGGGGGCGGCGAATACGCCGGGACGATCGAGGACGTGGAGTACTTCGACCACGCGTTCTTCGGGATCTCCGAGTCCGACGCGCGGGCCATGGACCCACAACAGCGCCTGTTCCTTGAGGCGGCGTGGCAGAGCCTCGAGCGGTGGGGGCGTGTGCCCGCGGACGTGGAGGGCGAGAGCCTCGGCGTCTTCGTCGGTGCGGGTCACCAGGACTACATGACGGCACTGACCACGGCCGATGTCCCGGTCACGGCTGCTACCGGGCCGGGAAACGCACGATCGATCATCGCCAATCGAGTCTCCTACCTGTTCGGCCTGCGCGGTCCGAGCCTGGTAGTGGACACAGCGTGCTCATCGTCGTTGGTCGCGGTGCATCTGGCGGTCCAAAGCCTGCGCGCAGGCGAGTGCGACGCGGCGATCGCGGGCGGGGTCAACCTGATCCTGGCACCCGACTCCTCGCTGGTGACCGGCCGTGCGCTTCCGCTGGCTCCGGACGGACAGACGCGCACGTTCGCCGCGGACGCGCAGGGGATGGTGCGCGGAGAGGGCGTGGCTGCCGTCGTCCTGCGCCCGTTGGCACGTGCACTCGAGGATGGCGACCACATCCATGCGGTGATCAACGCCAGCGGAGTGAACCAGGACGGCCGGACCAACGGGCTCACCGCGCCCAGCCCGACATCACAGGGGGAGTTGATCGCCCGCGTGCTCAGCGCCAGCGGTCTGGCCGGGGACGAGATCTGCTACGTCGAGACACACGGCACGGGAACGCCGTTGGGTGATCCGATCGAGGTCGAGGCGCTGCGCGGCGTCTATGGAGGCCAGGCGGACGGCCCGGCGTGCTGGCTCGGATCTGTCAAGCCGCTGATAGGTCACCTGGAGTCCGCGGCGGGGATCGCGTCGCTGGTCAAGGCCGTGCTCGCTATCGAGAACGGGCTGATCCCTCCCCAGGCGAACTTCGGGCAGCTCAACCCGGAGGTCGACCTGACGGGCACGCGCTTCGCGGTGCCCTCTCAAGGCTCCGAGTGGGCCGGCGATGGGCCGCGCCACGCGGCGGTCAGCTCCTTCGGTTTCGGTGGCACGAACTCCCACGTGATCCTGTCGCAGGCGCCGGTTGTGCCAACGGTCGAGGAGTCGAACTCGGTCGGTCCGGGCGCCTCATCCGGACGATGCTCGGAGCCGGTAATCGTGGCGGTCAGCGGTCATACCGAGGCCAGCGCTTCAGCGCTGGCGGACGGGGTGGAGGGCTATCTGGCCGCCCATCCCGAGCAACGTGTTCCGTTGGCCTCGACGCTGGCCCTGCGGCGCACGCACTTCCGCTACCGCTCAGCGTGGGTCAGCGCGCCCGGCCAGATGTGCTCTGCCCCGGCGCCCCAGGAGCGCCAGGCTGGGGGCACCGTCCTCCTGTTCGGCGGTCAGGCCACCTCATGGCCGACGATGCTGCTCGAGGACCCTCTTGTGACGGCCGAGGCCGAGCGTTGGGATGCCACGTCATCCGGGTCGAGGTTCGCGCAGCTGATCGACGCGGCGCGCCAGGACCCGGCCCGGAGCCGGGACACCAGGGTGGCTCAGGCCGTGGTGGGTGTCGTCCAGAGCGCGTCGGCGCGGCGCCTGTTGGACCTCGGACTGGATGCGACGGGAACTCTGGGACACAGCTTGGGCGAGGTCGTGGCCAGTCACATCGCCGGGTTCCTCAGCCTGGCCCAGGCCTCGGACCTGATCCGGTCGCGCGCCGAGCGGCATCATGCTCATGCCGCGAACGGGGCGATGGTATCGCTGCGAGCCGACCGCGCCGACGTCGAGGATCTCCTTCAGCGGGCGACGATCTCCGATCTCGGAGTCGCCGCCATCAACTCCCCCCACGCGACGGTGGTGTCAGGACCGCGCGCCGCAGTCGAGGAACTCCTCGCCCACCCGGACTGTCCGCGCGCGCACCGCCTCGACACCGACTATGCCTTCCACTCACCCCAGTTGGCGCGGCACGGGTCATGGCACGACCTGGAGGTCGAGACCTCGACGCGCAGCCCCAGGCTTCCACTCTTCTCCACGGTGACCGGCGAGGTGTTCATTGAGCGTCTGGATCGCTCGCACTGGCGGAACAACCTGACCGGACCCGTGATGTTCGACCGTGCTGTGCGCACTGCGCTGGCCGAGGGGAACGTTCGCTTCATCGACGTGTCGCCGCAGCCGGTGCTGGCCTCCCACGTGCACCGGATCGCCGAGGAGGTGGACCGCGACGTTCGCGTGTTCCAGGTCGCGGATGCTGCCGACAACGGCCTGGACCACGCCTGCCGTGCGGCGTGTGCCCAGGCGTGGGCGCACGGTGCCGCGCTGGACTGGTCCCAGATGATCGGTCCCAGCAGCCCGATCCCCGACCTGCCGACGACCGTGCTCGTCGGCGCGCCGTTGTGGTTGCCCGGCTCAGGGTCGGAGGGGGCGCGGATGGCCGAGGCGCCCCGGTGCGACGCCGTCGAGCCGTGCGAGGTCCTGCGACGGATGCAGGAACTGGTCGCCGAGGCCGTCGACGACTCGATGGACTCCGTCGACGTGCACTGCCCCGCGACCGAGCTCGACGTCGACTCCGCGCAGTTCGTCGAGATCAAGAATCGGCTCGAGGGGGAGTTCGCGATCGCCGTGCCGATGACCCTGCTACTGGGCGGCGCGTCGTTGGCCGACCTGGCCGATCGGTTGTCCTCGCCCGCAGGACCGGGTGCCCCGAAGCCCGACGGGCCACCCGTCGCTGTCCCCGGGAGAGCGGCCGGTGCGCGCACGGACGTCAGCCAGATGAGCGATGCAGAGGTAGACGCGCTGCTCGCGGCACTCAGCAAGGAGGGGGACCGATGA
- a CDS encoding fatty acyl-AMP ligase, with the protein MSVTIEEQLQKRGSLAEVLSQRAAMHPGREAIDEPLTDASALSYAELDGRVDAMARRLGELLIGASGRHVVIALPNTIDYVVAFLACLRSGSVAVTLFPPTVTTTRAAAAFRARLHAIVVDCAPLALVGESEFLSEFGHDLPPSLALLTPSAAGAPTPHAEPRQPRRRIAPDDVAMLQYTSGSTGSPKGVELSHRNLMSNAFAVARACGSREGDTIVTWLPLYHDMGLIGSVLHAFTAGMTVKLMTPAAFVRNPAHWLRLASRHRARVLIAPNFAYDLCWRRGLPDPDEEWDLSHLRLTLNGAEPVRPATMRRFVDTFAAHGYPPAAMAPAYGLAENTVGVSISRGESGPHVFWARRDALIRGVYEPGEPDREPCVPLVGCGTDIDGVRTAIVDPESAREVPEGTIGEIWVTGTSMARGFHGKPEATASQFGFRVVGSDASWLRTGDLGVRIEGQLCVRGRVRDMIVQRGENHAPSDVEAIALGQHPQLGPTAAAFGVDDDTAERVVVLVESKGSMTAGEVAQVESAVRAAISEQSALVVTTVGLVRRGVLPQTTSGKVQRALAQRLWVEGRIETLASDASASRETTR; encoded by the coding sequence GTGTCCGTGACCATCGAAGAACAACTTCAAAAGCGCGGAAGCCTCGCCGAGGTGCTGTCACAACGGGCCGCCATGCATCCGGGGCGTGAGGCGATCGACGAGCCGCTTACCGATGCATCGGCGCTGAGCTACGCCGAGTTGGACGGGCGGGTCGACGCGATGGCCCGGCGACTGGGTGAGCTCCTGATCGGCGCGTCCGGACGGCACGTCGTGATCGCCCTCCCCAACACCATCGACTACGTCGTCGCCTTCCTCGCCTGTCTGCGCAGTGGGTCGGTCGCCGTCACGCTCTTCCCGCCCACCGTCACCACGACCCGCGCCGCCGCAGCGTTCCGGGCCAGGCTGCACGCGATCGTGGTCGACTGCGCCCCTCTCGCGCTGGTGGGGGAGAGCGAGTTCCTTAGTGAGTTCGGCCACGACCTACCGCCCTCTCTGGCACTCCTGACGCCATCCGCGGCAGGGGCCCCCACCCCGCATGCCGAGCCCCGGCAGCCGAGGCGCCGGATCGCTCCCGACGATGTCGCGATGCTCCAATACACCTCGGGGTCCACCGGCTCGCCCAAAGGCGTTGAGCTCAGTCACCGCAACCTGATGAGCAACGCGTTCGCCGTGGCGCGCGCGTGTGGGTCGCGCGAGGGCGACACGATCGTGACCTGGCTCCCGCTCTACCACGACATGGGTCTGATCGGCAGTGTCCTCCACGCCTTCACTGCGGGCATGACGGTCAAACTGATGACACCGGCCGCCTTCGTCCGCAATCCAGCGCACTGGCTGCGGCTCGCCTCGCGGCATCGGGCCCGCGTCCTTATCGCTCCTAACTTCGCGTACGACCTGTGCTGGCGCCGCGGGTTGCCGGACCCGGACGAGGAGTGGGACCTGTCCCACCTCCGGCTGACCCTCAACGGTGCCGAACCCGTGCGGCCGGCGACGATGCGACGGTTCGTGGACACCTTCGCCGCCCATGGCTACCCCCCGGCAGCCATGGCACCCGCCTACGGCCTCGCCGAGAATACGGTGGGGGTCTCCATCTCCCGCGGGGAGTCAGGGCCGCACGTGTTCTGGGCCAGGCGGGACGCCCTCATTCGCGGCGTCTACGAGCCGGGTGAACCGGATCGCGAGCCCTGCGTGCCCCTGGTGGGGTGCGGCACGGACATCGACGGTGTCCGGACTGCGATCGTCGACCCGGAGAGTGCCCGCGAGGTGCCCGAGGGAACCATCGGGGAGATCTGGGTCACGGGCACCAGCATGGCGCGCGGGTTCCACGGCAAACCCGAGGCCACTGCGAGCCAGTTCGGCTTCCGCGTGGTCGGCTCCGATGCCTCGTGGTTGCGCACGGGCGACCTGGGGGTGCGAATCGAGGGCCAGCTGTGCGTCCGAGGTCGGGTGCGAGACATGATCGTGCAGCGCGGCGAGAACCATGCGCCCTCGGACGTGGAGGCCATTGCCCTCGGGCAGCACCCGCAACTCGGACCGACGGCAGCGGCCTTCGGCGTCGACGACGACACTGCGGAGCGCGTGGTCGTGCTCGTGGAGAGCAAGGGATCCATGACTGCCGGCGAGGTGGCGCAGGTCGAGTCGGCCGTACGCGCGGCCATCTCCGAGCAGAGCGCCCTGGTCGTCACGACGGTGGGGCTCGTACGACGCGGCGTTCTGCCGCAGACCACGAGCGGAAAGGTGCAACGCGCCCTGGCGCAGCGCCTCTGGGTCGAGGGCCGGATCGAGACCCTGGCCAGTGATGCCTCAGCCTCAAGGGAGACGACCCGATGA
- a CDS encoding GNAT family N-acetyltransferase — protein MDREVADYIDPKKNPFFAEADVEHFLATRDGEVVGRIAAVVEHRYVARFGKLGWFGWFDCVNDVEVARALLERAESWLRAAGMQRVEGPYSYDATQEFGLLTAGFDQVPALLQPHHESYYLDLVRSCGYEPRFGTRTYSWGAEDAAAMEAVRRRGEAVLDRGELTVRSFDKRHAQRDIDLLWDLFLATFSEQHDMLPMTRRMFDWQFAAMRPFVDPRLIRIVELQGRPVAFSFLVADANEVLAHAGGRPGVSFYLRYPLLRRRVSGAVILMIGVLPGMEGTGAGRVLGAQIADVALGRVRPYRQVHTTWIHEENQASLTLVGRTGSPPRRTYTVVGKDL, from the coding sequence TTGGACCGCGAGGTCGCCGACTACATCGACCCGAAGAAGAACCCGTTCTTCGCCGAGGCCGACGTCGAACACTTTCTGGCGACCCGTGACGGTGAGGTGGTCGGTCGCATCGCGGCCGTCGTCGAGCACAGATACGTCGCTCGGTTCGGCAAGCTCGGTTGGTTCGGCTGGTTCGACTGCGTGAACGACGTCGAGGTGGCCCGGGCGCTGCTGGAGCGCGCGGAGAGTTGGCTCCGCGCGGCCGGCATGCAACGGGTGGAGGGGCCCTACAGCTACGACGCCACCCAGGAGTTCGGTCTGCTGACCGCAGGGTTCGATCAGGTGCCCGCGCTGCTTCAGCCGCATCATGAGTCCTACTACCTCGATCTTGTGCGCTCATGCGGGTACGAGCCCCGCTTCGGGACGAGGACCTATTCGTGGGGGGCCGAGGACGCAGCGGCGATGGAGGCCGTGCGCCGTCGGGGCGAGGCGGTGCTGGATCGCGGTGAGCTCACCGTGCGGTCCTTCGACAAGCGGCATGCACAGCGAGACATCGATCTCTTGTGGGATCTCTTCCTCGCCACCTTCAGCGAGCAGCACGACATGCTGCCAATGACGCGGCGCATGTTCGATTGGCAGTTCGCGGCCATGCGTCCTTTCGTCGACCCACGCCTGATCAGGATCGTGGAGCTGCAAGGGCGACCCGTTGCATTCAGCTTCCTGGTCGCCGATGCGAACGAGGTGCTCGCCCACGCCGGCGGCCGCCCCGGCGTGAGCTTCTACCTGCGCTACCCCCTCCTGCGGCGGCGGGTGAGCGGTGCCGTCATCTTGATGATCGGGGTGCTTCCAGGCATGGAGGGGACCGGCGCCGGGCGTGTGCTCGGCGCCCAGATCGCCGACGTGGCACTGGGGCGGGTGCGCCCCTACCGGCAGGTCCACACCACCTGGATCCACGAGGAAAACCAGGCCAGCCTGACCCTGGTCGGACGCACCGGATCCCCGCCGCGCCGCACCTACACCGTTGTCGGCAAGGACCTGTGA
- a CDS encoding NAD-dependent epimerase/dehydratase family protein, producing MAKVVVAGGTGSLGTLLSVRLARDGHEVTVMGHPADRVNRELAQAPVRFRFADIRDATAVRDVLTGCDHAFNVAGIAVLSDRRHAEMAAVNVQGARVFAEQCSEAGVQRLVHVSSISAIGYPPASVVADEDFPYATSVASNSYSLTKRAGDEAVEAVAGRTGLDVRIVCPSAVVSTWSDLKEGWAALITMAARGKLRVAPPGGLSLCSQTAFVTGAVGAMDRDAPRHRYILSTQYLSYRDFFAMVNRIVGAPPPQMVVPPVVLAAIGAVGRGLTLGCVVPTLMAPENLDLTAAHLRYDAGRARADLDMDPGDVEASVTDVYRWLKEERLCP from the coding sequence ATGGCGAAGGTCGTCGTCGCCGGTGGCACCGGGAGCCTGGGCACCCTCCTGAGCGTCCGACTCGCACGCGATGGGCACGAAGTGACCGTCATGGGGCACCCCGCTGATCGAGTCAACCGGGAGTTGGCGCAAGCCCCGGTCCGGTTCCGATTCGCCGATATCCGAGACGCCACTGCCGTACGCGATGTGCTGACCGGCTGCGATCACGCCTTCAACGTCGCCGGGATCGCGGTGCTGTCCGACCGGCGGCACGCCGAGATGGCCGCGGTGAACGTCCAAGGTGCCCGCGTGTTCGCTGAGCAATGCTCCGAGGCCGGGGTCCAGCGTCTCGTCCACGTCTCAAGCATCTCCGCCATCGGGTACCCGCCTGCGTCAGTGGTGGCCGACGAGGACTTCCCCTACGCCACGTCGGTCGCCTCCAACTCCTACTCCCTGACCAAGCGGGCAGGTGACGAGGCCGTCGAGGCGGTCGCCGGCCGCACCGGGTTGGACGTTCGGATTGTGTGCCCGTCGGCGGTCGTGTCGACCTGGTCGGACCTCAAGGAGGGGTGGGCGGCCCTGATCACCATGGCCGCTCGGGGAAAGCTGCGCGTGGCGCCACCAGGGGGTCTGTCCCTATGCTCCCAAACTGCCTTCGTGACCGGCGCGGTCGGAGCGATGGACCGTGACGCGCCGCGACACCGATACATCCTCTCCACGCAGTACCTCAGCTATCGCGACTTCTTCGCGATGGTGAACCGGATCGTGGGGGCACCGCCGCCGCAGATGGTGGTGCCCCCAGTTGTGCTGGCGGCGATCGGCGCCGTCGGCCGGGGCCTCACGCTGGGCTGCGTGGTGCCCACCCTGATGGCGCCAGAGAACCTCGACCTCACGGCCGCCCACCTGCGGTACGACGCGGGACGGGCTCGTGCAGACCTGGACATGGACCCCGGGGATGTCGAGGCATCTGTGACCGACGTATACCGCTGGCTGAAGGAGGAACGGCTGTGTCCGTGA
- a CDS encoding acyl carrier protein, which produces MNRPDELTISAAITELMKPELEDDLTAVDSRRTFTDLGLDSTGVVAVAEGLRERIGLVIEPEEFFDHPTVEDLSRHLLARLGRE; this is translated from the coding sequence ATGAACCGACCGGACGAACTGACCATCAGCGCCGCGATCACCGAGCTGATGAAGCCCGAGCTCGAGGATGACCTGACAGCCGTGGATTCGCGACGAACCTTCACCGACCTGGGGTTGGACTCGACCGGCGTGGTCGCCGTTGCGGAAGGGTTGCGCGAGCGCATCGGCCTGGTCATTGAGCCCGAGGAATTCTTCGATCATCCGACGGTCGAGGACCTGTCGCGACACCTGCTCGCCCGACTCGGGAGGGAGTGA
- a CDS encoding type I polyketide synthase: MSVLSSHPAVGVLGASCRLPGAETLAEFWRMSAEGGVGLGEIPGDRLTTWAQQPPGVTRGGFLLDVWAFDAPHFGISTAEAEYMDVQQRLVAQAAWHALEDAGIVPGDLAGQRVGVYVGQATHDYALLTQARRSLPSPYLNTGMSGAVTANRLSYLWDLRGPSLSIDTACSSSLVALHAAWRALRDDECDLAIVAGVNALVSPIAQQGAAALTALSPSGRCRPLDASADGYVRAEGVGVVILGRVLDHPGGMCRATIMGSAVNQDGRTNGLTAPSGSAQADVISAAHRAAGIHRDDLGYVELHGTGTPLGDPIEAKALSAVIAGRTEPLHVGSAKGNIGHAEAAAGLVGLVRALGVLDHGSIHPQAGFEEPNPRIELSRLGLAVATDLEPLPPGTVGVSSFGFGGTNAHVVLGPPAGARSHRQSTPGPAERVGAVGQEVVVVSASSPRSLEAALQEHRRTLQVLPVDRWGSYAAAAAHARSHLPFRVAAAAADPAAAAEALERAAVPHEALGGSARIAFVYSGHGSQWCGMGREWLLGSQVFVEAVDEIADGFTRAGGPGIASLMRRHVEADLEDAAVAQPLIFAVQIALTRLLTSWGVKPLAVVGHSVGEVAAAVVSGELSLAEGCAVVVARNAVVATTPGLGGMVSLECTRERASEVLTSYPGLDLAVVNGPRSVLLSGPDPELDALLADSLDSDLSARRVRVGYPSHSRYMGAASTLLEDDLGELDPMPGAIRRYSTVEGEGDDTRPDASYWARNLRRGVNFARAIGRATSDGVTHLVEVSPHPLLLDAMRDGVSTATATWTGDREAPHLPAMLARLFEAGLPLDPSATHPGNYEAQDVRRLPLYAFDNLQFHPPLGAPRDNLGHSPHPALDVPPVSPGHRVHGEDTLSAGGCAWLVLSAAVDGSSFASTTARVSRLRLEAPVTLGGGPQPVVDLLAGRVAVGGRVVMRFASAQPTSEDRHPVRAEQAEPMGGSMPGEIVDIDAVLGQLADAGVELGIDARDISQVTVTALSGDATAVVPDGGDVVRWVLDTAVNAAAIGLAARQLATQGTVRPGPVTGIDLVEVHPAAADLRPGADVQVAWSATAADQVSWVSVRAGTRPVAALHGLDLVPPPDVAAPRSDGVGVIELPRQRRSHASVQAALTEALTACLPALPASMSLESTAFVDLGLDSIRAAEVRRRLEDELGMRIPLVSFWRHPTPGEFVAAFAGAHHAVIAGDGESPTATDTLAEGTASESASPPSDTDALTELRSLLAREEEH, from the coding sequence GTGTCCGTGCTTTCATCCCATCCGGCCGTCGGGGTCCTCGGCGCCTCCTGTCGGCTGCCAGGCGCCGAGACCCTTGCCGAGTTCTGGCGGATGAGCGCCGAGGGAGGCGTCGGTCTGGGAGAGATCCCCGGCGATCGGCTGACCACGTGGGCGCAGCAGCCGCCGGGAGTGACCCGCGGTGGCTTCCTGCTGGACGTGTGGGCGTTCGACGCGCCGCACTTCGGCATTTCGACGGCCGAGGCCGAATACATGGATGTCCAACAGCGTCTGGTCGCGCAGGCGGCCTGGCACGCGCTGGAGGACGCGGGGATCGTGCCCGGCGATCTGGCCGGACAGCGCGTGGGTGTCTACGTCGGCCAGGCCACGCACGACTATGCGCTGCTGACCCAGGCGCGGCGATCGTTGCCCAGTCCCTACCTCAACACCGGGATGTCCGGCGCGGTCACAGCCAACAGGCTGTCCTATCTGTGGGACCTTCGGGGGCCGAGCCTCAGCATCGATACGGCTTGCTCGTCCTCGCTAGTCGCCTTGCACGCCGCCTGGCGGGCCTTGCGTGACGACGAGTGCGATCTAGCCATCGTCGCCGGGGTCAACGCACTGGTATCGCCGATCGCCCAGCAGGGGGCGGCCGCCCTCACGGCGTTGTCGCCCTCGGGTCGCTGCCGCCCGCTCGATGCCAGCGCGGACGGCTACGTGCGCGCGGAGGGCGTGGGGGTCGTGATCCTCGGCCGCGTTCTCGACCACCCGGGCGGGATGTGTCGCGCCACCATCATGGGGTCGGCGGTCAACCAAGACGGTCGCACCAACGGACTGACCGCGCCGAGTGGAAGCGCGCAGGCCGACGTCATCTCCGCGGCACACCGCGCTGCAGGAATCCACCGCGACGACCTCGGCTACGTCGAACTGCACGGCACCGGAACGCCGCTGGGAGACCCGATCGAGGCCAAGGCGCTCTCGGCTGTGATAGCCGGGCGCACCGAACCTCTGCATGTCGGCTCCGCCAAGGGCAACATCGGCCATGCCGAAGCGGCCGCCGGGCTGGTGGGGTTGGTCCGGGCCCTGGGTGTCCTCGACCACGGCTCGATTCATCCCCAGGCGGGATTCGAGGAACCGAACCCTCGCATTGAGCTCTCCCGACTCGGGCTCGCAGTGGCCACCGATCTGGAGCCACTGCCACCTGGGACGGTCGGGGTCAGTTCCTTCGGCTTCGGGGGGACCAACGCCCACGTCGTCCTCGGCCCCCCGGCCGGGGCGCGGTCGCATCGTCAGAGTACCCCCGGTCCGGCCGAGCGCGTCGGCGCCGTAGGTCAGGAGGTCGTGGTCGTGTCCGCCTCCAGCCCACGCTCACTGGAAGCGGCGTTGCAGGAGCATCGCCGGACTCTCCAGGTTCTGCCCGTGGATCGGTGGGGCTCTTATGCCGCTGCCGCCGCGCACGCACGGTCCCATCTGCCCTTCCGTGTCGCGGCGGCGGCCGCTGACCCGGCAGCGGCGGCGGAAGCACTGGAACGGGCCGCGGTTCCTCACGAGGCGCTGGGTGGGTCTGCGCGGATCGCCTTCGTCTACTCCGGCCACGGTTCGCAGTGGTGCGGAATGGGCCGAGAGTGGCTCCTCGGGTCGCAGGTCTTCGTCGAAGCGGTGGATGAGATCGCGGACGGGTTCACCCGTGCTGGCGGTCCAGGCATCGCCTCGCTCATGCGACGACACGTCGAAGCCGACCTTGAGGATGCCGCGGTGGCCCAGCCACTCATCTTCGCCGTGCAGATCGCCCTGACCCGGCTCCTGACCTCGTGGGGCGTGAAGCCGTTGGCCGTGGTTGGCCACAGCGTCGGTGAGGTGGCAGCGGCCGTGGTCAGCGGGGAACTGTCGCTCGCGGAAGGGTGCGCGGTGGTGGTGGCCAGGAACGCCGTGGTGGCCACCACTCCCGGGCTGGGTGGGATGGTCAGCTTGGAGTGCACGCGAGAGCGGGCGAGTGAGGTGCTGACGTCCTATCCCGGTCTCGACCTAGCCGTGGTGAACGGCCCGCGCTCGGTCCTGCTCTCCGGACCCGACCCCGAATTGGATGCCCTCCTCGCCGACAGCCTGGACTCCGACCTCTCGGCGCGACGAGTGCGGGTGGGCTATCCATCCCACTCCCGCTACATGGGGGCAGCATCGACGCTCCTGGAAGACGACCTGGGAGAGCTGGATCCCATGCCGGGCGCCATCCGGCGCTATTCGACGGTGGAGGGCGAGGGGGACGACACACGGCCGGACGCCTCCTATTGGGCGCGCAACCTGCGGCGAGGTGTGAACTTCGCCAGGGCCATCGGGCGAGCGACCTCGGACGGCGTCACACATCTGGTCGAGGTCTCGCCGCACCCGCTCCTCCTCGATGCCATGCGCGACGGTGTGTCCACGGCCACCGCCACCTGGACGGGGGATCGCGAAGCGCCCCACCTGCCCGCCATGCTCGCGCGGCTGTTCGAGGCGGGGCTGCCGCTTGATCCCTCGGCGACGCACCCGGGTAATTACGAAGCGCAGGACGTCCGGCGGTTGCCCCTGTACGCCTTCGACAACCTGCAGTTCCACCCGCCGTTGGGCGCGCCCCGGGATAACTTGGGTCATTCCCCGCACCCGGCGCTCGACGTGCCGCCGGTCTCGCCCGGTCACCGTGTCCACGGAGAGGACACGCTCTCGGCGGGAGGCTGCGCTTGGCTGGTGCTGAGCGCGGCCGTCGACGGGTCGTCATTCGCCTCGACCACCGCGCGCGTCAGTCGGCTGCGGCTGGAGGCGCCGGTGACGCTGGGTGGTGGACCGCAGCCCGTGGTTGACCTGCTGGCAGGCCGCGTCGCCGTGGGTGGCCGCGTTGTCATGCGTTTCGCGAGTGCTCAGCCCACCAGCGAGGATCGGCACCCGGTGCGCGCTGAACAGGCCGAGCCCATGGGCGGGTCGATGCCAGGCGAAATCGTGGATATCGATGCCGTTCTCGGCCAACTGGCGGACGCGGGCGTTGAGCTCGGAATCGATGCCCGTGACATCAGCCAGGTCACCGTCACGGCTCTGTCGGGTGACGCCACGGCGGTCGTGCCGGATGGCGGCGACGTGGTCCGGTGGGTGCTGGACACGGCCGTCAACGCAGCCGCGATCGGCCTGGCCGCACGCCAGCTCGCCACCCAGGGAACGGTGCGACCCGGCCCCGTTACCGGCATCGACCTAGTGGAGGTTCACCCCGCGGCCGCAGATCTTCGACCCGGAGCGGACGTACAGGTGGCCTGGTCGGCGACCGCAGCCGACCAAGTCTCCTGGGTGAGCGTGAGGGCGGGAACACGTCCAGTAGCCGCGCTGCACGGCCTCGACCTGGTGCCGCCGCCGGACGTGGCTGCTCCCCGATCGGATGGTGTCGGCGTCATCGAGCTGCCCCGGCAACGACGCTCCCATGCCTCGGTACAGGCGGCGCTCACCGAAGCCCTCACCGCGTGCCTGCCGGCGCTGCCCGCATCTATGAGCCTGGAGTCCACCGCTTTCGTGGACCTGGGACTGGACTCGATCCGTGCGGCCGAGGTCCGCCGCCGCCTCGAGGACGAGCTCGGGATGCGCATCCCGTTGGTCTCCTTCTGGCGCCATCCCACCCCCGGCGAGTTCGTGGCGGCGTTCGCGGGCGCGCACCATGCGGTGATCGCTGGCGACGGAGAGTCCCCGACCGCCACCGACACTCTCGCCGAAGGCACTGCCTCCGAATCGGCGTCCCCGCCGTCGGACACCGACGCACTCACCGAGCTCCGGTCGCTGCTGGCGAGGGAGGAGGAGCACTGA